A segment of the Fibrobacter succinogenes subsp. succinogenes S85 genome:
CCCCATCACCAACGGGCTCACATTCACTCCGGAAATCGCCTTCCGCCTTTTCTATCTTGATCATGGCGATGACGACTACACAAGAAACTTTGACATGACCTTCCTTGACTTCGCATTTTATGTTCGCGGAGCCATCACAAAAACATTCTACCTTGAAGTCGGCCCGCAATTGTCGATCAACACTAGCGGCGATTACACCATTGAAAACCAGAGCGGTGCTTACGATAATTTCGAAAACATCGAACAGACTCCCGTTGAATTCGGTATCAACATCGGTCTCGGCTACAACGTCCTGGACAACTTAAGCGTCGGTTTCCGCTGGTACATGGGCTTCAACGAAGTTTTCCCTGATGTCAAGTACCTCGACGAACTCGGTCCTGAAGATTATGACGGCTCCAAAATCAAACATGGCGTCAAGTGCTCAATTTCCAACCTGAAGGGCGCCCACACGATGATGTTCAAGCTCGGCATCACTTACTGGTTCATTTAATAAAAAATGCGTTCGCTCCAGTCCTTAAATTTGCAACCGATTCTTTCAACCGAGGGCATGCGTAATCTTGACGCAGCGTCAAAAGAATTTTTAGCAAAAAAGACAACGAGCGAACCTTCTGAAAAAGACGTTATCCAAAGCGGATACACGTTAATGCAAGAGGCCGGGCTTGCGCTATTCAAGTTCGTAAAAAAAAGAATAGGAAACGACTACGGCTACCATAGCGGTCCATTCATCGCCATTTTTATTGGTGGCGGGAACAATGGCGGAGACGGCCTCGTACTTGCGAAGCACCTGTTACAAGCAGGAATCAGAGCTTTCGTTTTCAGCCTCGCTCCAGCAAGCAAATTCAAGAATGAAGCCAAATTAGCGCTTGACGACTTTTTGCAAGCGGGCGGGGAACTTGAAGAATCCGCAAAGTTCGTTGAAAGTTTCGGGAAAAATCTTTATTCTCTTCGCAAAACTTTTCCGTTTGTCGTTGATTGCATGCTCGGCAACGGAGCCAAAGGAGAGCTCCGCTCTGAATATGCAAAGATTGTACAAATCATCAACGAAAGCAGACTCCCCGTTATAGCCGCAGATGCGCCAACCGGTTACGATTCCTCATTGCACATTTGCAACAACATTTGCGTTCATGCAAAAGAAACAATGTTGTTCGGATTTCCGCGTCTGGACGCTTACACAAAAGAAGGCGGTCCCGCATTCGGGAAAGCTGTCGTAGCCCAGCTGAACTACCCCGGCGAAGTCATCAAGCAATTTGATGAAAAGAATTACCTCATCACAGAAGATTCTATTTCGCAACTTTTACCCCAACGTAACGAATGGGGAGACAAGCGCCATCAAGGAACAGCGTTTATCATCGCAGGCTCCAAGGATATGCCGGGAGCAGCCGCGCTCTGCACAGAAGCAGCCCTCCGCAGCGGAGCAGGACTTGTCACGCTAGCTACGACCGAAGCGATTACCCCGATCATACAGGCCAAGCTTTCGGAACCTGTATTTTGCAGTCTTGAAGATAGAGCAGTCGAAAATTGCCGCGACGACGCTCGCAGCAAGAATCATGGAGTCCTGCAACCGCATCACATTCCAACTTTACTGGATCGAGCAAAACATGCAAGCGCAATAGCCATCGGGCCAGGGCTTTCAACAAACTTCGGCACGTTTGAAACAGTCCTCGCATTACTCCCGCAGCTCAAGGCTCCAACAGTCATTGACGCCGACGCCTTAAACGCAATTGCTATGTTGGATGACGCAGAACCCAGATGCGGTATGGTATTTCATGACGAGAAGTCAAAAATTCAGGCGGTCACCGAATACCTGCGCAGTTTACAGCAGCCCGCCATTTTGACACCTCACGTACGAGAATTCGCAAGACTCTTCGGAGAACTTCCAAACAGTAGCATGGCCATCCCGAGCCGCTTAAGAGAAATCGCAACAAATACAAATAAAGTCATTTTGCTAAAAGGCGCGCCAACGTATATTGCCTCGCCCGATGGAAACGTTTACATCATTCCTGTCGCAAATTCTGGGATGGCAAAAGGCGGCAGCGGAGACGTTCTTTCGGGAATTATCGTTGCACTCCTTGCACAAGGTTTGGCCACCCCCGAAGCAGCCGTACTCGGCGCGCTTTTGCACCAGAAAGCAGGCCGCATCGCCCGAGAAGAACTCGGCGCATTCAGCATGCTCCCCAGCGACATCATCAAGAATTTGCACAAAGCGTTTGTCCAAAACAACGCATAAATTTTGAAAATTTTGTTTTTTGCCGTTTTTTACGTGAAAGAGCCATAGATCGGAAGATTATTCACGTAAATTTTTAAACAAATTAAATTCGTATTCTCTAAAAATGGATATTTTTCCAACTTTTAGCTTTTTTCTTACGAATCTAAGCTCCGTTTTCAGCACTTTTATGGATAAAACACCCCCAAAACAGATTTTTAAGCAAAAACATCACAAACAACATTGCAAAATTACGTGAAACAAATCCAAAAGAAACACTTTATCACGTAAATTTCGTCATTTTTCAGAAATTTGATTTTTTCATGGTCTTACACAACAAGCACTTTTCACCCTCCATTTACTTCCTACCACATTCTTTAGTCTCTCGTCTGTAGGGCGAAGCCCGTTCTTTAGTCTAAATTTCTACATTCCCCAGTATGGCAGAAAAGACTTTATTACTTCTCGATTCTTTCGCACTCGCGTTCCGCATGTTCTACGCTTACAGCCAGAACCCACTCGTCAACAGCAAGGGCGAAGACGTTTCCATGATGCACGGCTACTGGGGCGCAGTTCTCCGCATTTTAGCAAAGCACAAGCCCACGCATTTTGCGATCGCCCGCGATGTCGCGCACACAAAGACTTTCCGCCACGAACTTTACCCGGACTATAAGGCCAATCGCGGCCCGATGCCCGAAGAAATGGCAGCCCAGATGCCGCTCCTTTGCGAATCAATGGAAGCGAGCGGCATCCCGCTTTTGTCAGAACCCGGCTACGAAGCCGATGACGTGATGGCAAGCGCCGCCGAAGCCGCCGTGAACGCCGGTTTCGACCACGTCGTGATTATCAGCAAAGACAAGGACATGTCGCAAATCGTGACTGACAAAATCCACCTATTCCATTTGGAAAAAGGCGCCGACGGCATTGATTTTGGACCGCAACAAGTCCTTGAAAAATACGGCATTCCGCCTGAAAAAATCCGCGACTATTTGGCACTCATGGGAGACTCGAGCGATAACGTTCCGGGCGTTCCAAAAGTTGGCCCAAAGACCGCCATTCAGTTGTTGACCGAATACGGCGACATGGACAACATTTACGCAAACCTCGACAACATCAAGAAGAAAGGTTTGCACGACAACCTCGCGAATAACAAGGAACAGGCATTCCTCAGCCGCGAACTCGTGACGTTACAGACAAAGCGCGCTTACCATGGCAACCTCGATGCCCTTGAATTTTGCGGTCTCCACAGCGATACGCTCGAAGGTATTTTTAGGGAACACGAAATCAACAGCCTCATTCGCCTGCTCGAAAACGTTCCGAGCAAGACCGGTTTTGTACGCAAAGACGACTCCGATGACTCCGCGGCAGGTTCCGAGAGCAACGGCACCTCCGATGATGCATCCGGCGACTCTAGCAACAGCAAAGTCGTAAAAGCAAGCTTCCCGGCGGACCTCCCGCCCACCTACATCTGCGTTGATAACGATGAAGTTTTTGAACAGATGAAAAAGGAATTTGACGAAGCGACCGAAATCGGCATCGACACCGAAACCGATGGACTTGACCCGATGCAATGCAACATTGTCGGGCTTTGCCTTGCCGCAGCCGCAAAAGACGGAAGCGTCCCCAAGGGATATTACATTCCGCTCGGCCATACCGACGATATCGGATTCCCTTACCCAGCCGGCAAGGGCGGCAACTTCGACTTTAACGCCACAAAGAAGTGGTTCATCGATTTTTGGAACGATTCTTGCACACTCCCCGGCGACATTTCCGACAGCGGATCCAAGCAGCCCGACAGCGCAAAGCGTTCCCTTGTATTCCACAACGCCAAATTCGACTTACACGTTCTCGCCCGCACCTTTGGACTCACGCAAAAGCAAATCGATTCCGCCAACATCATCGATACGCTCATCGCCGCATGGATGCTCTCGCCAGGCCAAACCGGGCTCGGTCTCGACAATCAGGTCATGCAGCTTTTGCAGCACGAGATGATCCCGATCGAGAATCTCATCGGACGCGGCAAGAAACAAATCACGTTCAACCGCACGCCCATCAAGGACGCGACCGAATACGGCGCCGAAGACGCCGTCTACACGCTCCGCCTCTGGGCTCCGCTCCGCGCCAAGCTCCAGAAGTACGACTACGAAAAGTACTTCTTCAGCCAGGAAATGCCGCTTCTCAAGGTGCTTTACCAGATGGAAGGTGTCGGTGCATTTGTCGACACGAAGATTCTCAAGAAATTGCAGACCGATTTGGAACACCGCATCGAAAAGCTCGAAAAAGAAATCTGCGACATGGCGGGTTGCGAATTTAACATTGGCTCTCCCAAGCAACTCGGTGAAGTGCTCTTTGACACGCTCGGACTCCCCGAAATCAAAAAGCGCAGCACCGATGCCGCCGTCCTTGAAGAACTCAGCTTCCGCAGCGCACACCCGATTGTTTTCGCCGTCATCGAGTACCGCGAACTCAAGAAGATGCAGAGCACCTACGTTTCCGTGCTCCCGACACTCGTGAATCCGGACACCAAGCGCATCCACACAAGCTTCATCCAGTGGGGTACAGCAACAGGCCGCCTCTCGAGCCGCGACCCGAACTTGCAAAACATCCCCGTCCGTAGCGATCTCGGCAAGCAAATCCGCGCCGCATTTGTGCCGCAGAACCCGAACAACGTGATTCTCGCGGTGGACTACTCGCAAATTGAACTCCGCATGCTTGCCCACCTGAGCGGAGATGAAGCGCTCATCGAAAGCTACAAGGAAGGCATCGACATCCACGCCCGCACGGCAGCCGCCATCAACCGCGTAAGCCTCGAAGACGTGACCGCCGACATGCGCCGCGACGCAAAGGTCGTGAACTTCGGCGTGCTCTACGGCATGACCGCCTTCCGCCTCTCCCGCGACCTGAAAATTCCGATGGCACAGGCCAAGAGCTTCATCGATGGCTACTTCGAAATGTACCAGGGCGTACAAAAGTTCATCGACGACACCAAGGCCGCCGCCCACCGCGATGGCTACGTTGAAACGCTTTCCGGCCGCCGCCGCTACATTGCAGGCATCGACAGTTCCGACCGCATGGAATCGCAAATGGCAGAGCGCATGGCCGTGAACACCCCCGTGCAAGGGAGCGCCGCCGACCTCATCAAGATTGCCATGATCCGCATCCAAAAGCGCATCAACGACGAGAACCTCCCGCTCCGCATGATGCTCCAGGTGCACGACGAACTCGTGTTCGAATGCCCGAAGGACCAGGTCGAAGCGCTTTCTGCCATGGTCAAGTCCGAAATGGAAGGAGCAATGGAACTTAAAGTTCCACTCGTCGCGAGCGTCGGATTCGGCAAAAACTGGTTAGAGGCGCATTAAGGCGGCGAATCTCGCCCGCGCCGCCCCAAATGTTCTCAAAAAAAGTTCTCAAACAAATGTGATTTTAACCACGTTTGTTCTTACAAACTTGTTATTTATTTCTATGTAAATAATTTTTCAGTTGCGTTTCAAGCCTTTTTCATATATATTACTAGGCGTACAACGGGTGTATTCTTGAGTGTATGAGAAAAAGGGATGTTTGAGATTGGGCAAAAACGCTCGAAAATGTTCTCAAAAAATTTCTAAAATCACTTAAATTTCACAAAATAAGGCACCCAATCACAAGTCTCAACAAGGAGTCTTAGACATGAGATTGAATACCTTTGGCATCGCATGCAGCTCGCTTCTCATGGCAGCATCAGCATTCGCCGCCCTCCCCAAGGCAACCGCATTGGTCGAACCGATGGGCATGGGTTATAATATCGGCAACACCATGGAAGTGCCGGAAAATCCGACAGCATGGGGTAACCCGCTCCCGACCGCAGGCTACATCAAGGCCATCAAGGCAGCCGGTTTCAACACCGTGCGTATTCCTTGCGCTTGGTATTCCCATTCTGACGCTCTTACCAAAGACATCGCCGCAAACGGCGGTACCGCAGACAACGGCAGTTACACCCACGTAGGCAAGGCCGCCGACTTTACCACCCCGACCATTGACGCCGCATGGCTCAAGCAGGTGAAGGACGTGGTGGACATGGTCATCGCCGAAGGCATGTACGTCGTCTTGAACTCCCACTGGGACGAAGGCTGGCTCGAAGACCGCGTTTATGAAGGCACGGCCAATCCGCGTAGCGGTTCCGGCGACATCGCCAACTCTTCCGCAACGACAAAGGCCCGTCAGGCCGCTTTCTGGTCTCAGATTGCTTCTTACTTCAAAGACTATGATGAACACCTCCTCTTCGCAGGCGCCAACGAACCGGGCGTGAACGACCCGTGGGGTTCCAGCGGACAGTGGGTATTCGACGACTCCCGTATGCAGATTTTGAAGGGCTACTACGACGCATTCATCACTTCCGTGCGTAGCGCAGGCGGCAACAACGACACCCGCACCTTGATTGTGCAGGCTCCGCGTACCGAAATGGACAACGCTCCGATGCTCAGCAAGAACTGGCCGACCGACCCGGCTGGCGATGGCTACATGATGGCCGAAGTCCACTATTATCCGTATCAGTACTCCCTCATGACCGCTGACGAAGATTGGGGCAAGCAGTTCTACTATTACACCGGACTTTCCAGCACGAATGACAAGGAACACAACATGGGCTGGAACGTTTACAGCAAGAGCATCGACAACTCCGCTCTCGGCACCCCGAACCAGATTGCAAAGGCTTTCGGCGAACTCAAGACGATGTTCTGCGACAAGGGCATTCCTGTAATTATCGGTGAACTCGGCGCCATCAAGCGCACCGGTCAGATTACCGACGCCGCAAACCTCAAGCTCCATTTGCAGGGCCGCGCCCTCTTCTACGGCGAAGTCGCTAAGAACGCCAAGGCTAACGGCATCGTTCCTTACGTTTGGGACACCGGTGCTGAAGACGACGGCAACATGACCATCATCACCCGCCAAAAGGGCACCTACGAAATTCTCGACCCGGATGTCTTGAACGCATTGCAGAAGGCATACGGCATGGAAGGCAACAACAAGAGCAACCTCGACAGCCTCGTCAAAGAAAACGAAGTTCCTGAAACCGCAGACGGCAAGGGCGTCCTCATCACCTACACGAGCAAGACCGCTGACTCTAGCGAAACCGGCACGCTCCGCATCAACCTCTCCGGCACCGCTAAGGATCTTTCCAAGTACGTCGGCCTCGAAATTCGCATGAAGGGCGAAGTCGCTTCTGCAGGTCCTTGCACTGGCGCAAGCGACGGCTGCGGCGAATACGGCTGGACCTCCATGGACCTCTTCATGATGACCGGCAGCGCATGGGCATGGTTCGACGCAAGCCTTTTGGAACAGGCCGACCAGCAGCTCGACGCCACCACATTCCAGACATTCAAGGTTTTGTGGACCGATTTCCGCACCGAACCCACGGGCCTCAACTCTGCTAACGCTATTGGTCTCAACCTCTACGGCACACAGGTTTCCGGCACCATCACGGTCGACTACATCAAGGGCATCAAGGCTGACGGCTCTACCGTTATCATCGATGACTTTGACAAGAAGCCCTCTACCGAAGGCACCGCTTCTAGCAAGATCGTCGCCGTCTCCGGTTCCGGCTCCTCCGCCATCAAGGCAGTCGCCGCCAAGGCAACGGGTCTCCGCCTGAACGTCGCTCAAGGCTCCGTCACGGCAATGTTCAATGCCAACAGAGCTACTCGCGGTACGGCTATGCTCATGAACTCCATGGGCCAGGTCATCGCTCAGAAGAACTTCAACGCCCACGTCGGTGCAAACGAAGTCCAGTTGAGCACAAGTGCACGCGGCGCTGCAGTCCTCATCGTCAAGATGGGCAGCCAGAAGAGCGTACAGCAAGTCCGCCTCCGCTAACTTAAACCCCCTTGCATGTTGGAGTGTTTACAGCAAGGGAATAACAGAGAGACAAATCTCCTGTTGTTTTGGGGAAAGGGCCCGGCAATCGCCGAGCCCTTTTTCTTTTCCTCCTAACAATTTTCCGCTTTCTATTTTCCGTTTTCTATTCGCGATTCGTTCCAAGCGCTTTCAGGAAGAAGTTTCCTTTATCGCCCGCTTTACCCGTTATAATGAACCTTATGGTAACGACTCGCTTGAGCACATTTTCAACTGTAGTTTTATACTTTTCGCCATTCGGGACTTTGTCCAGGTAAGCTTGTTTAAAATCGTCCCACGCATAACACATGGTCGATTCTCCAGAAGTCACCGGTAACGTTACAGATGGCCACTTGTAAATTTCATAGTCATCTTCTTCAACGACAAATCCTGCCGATGCCGTATCGAAATCCACCTCCAGCGAAACAGGATCCAAATCGAGCACTATGGGAATATCCGTTTTATAAGTAACGCAGACGCCGTTCCAGTTTGTGACATCGACAGCCTTGACCACGCCCGATTCATTATTCGCCAGTTGGAAACCGAAGAGCGCCACCGGATCCACCTCAGCCGTCCCAACAAGCTTGACACTACTGCACAAGCCACCACACTCATCAATCACCTGTTCAAAGTAAAAACCTTTATGGTCATCATACGCCTTGTACTTCCACCAGCCAAAAGACGAATTTTGGTCCGTATAGTCATACCATTTGCCCCTTGCTAGAGATTTCCAGGAATTATCCGCATAGAGCCCCGTCTTGACGGTCTTATCGCCCGCAGCTCCGTCCCACAGGTCCGCAGGATTTACCACAGCCGGTTCCGCACTTGACGAACTTTCACCTTGCTTTGCCTGAAAATCCGCAAGCGTTCCCAAGCTCTTGATATTGAACTTGTACTCTCCAGGAGAGGCTGAGATCACAAATCTGAATGCGACCAGTTGCTTAGCGGCCTTTTCTCCAGAATTTTCAAGCCAGTATTCCGGGACACCCGCAACGGCGGCAATCCAAGCAGGATACTTAAAATCGCTCCACTTAAAGCACTTTGTCACAGGGCCCGTAGTCACCGTCTTGGGCAAGGCAACCGCAGGCAAGGCTTCTCCAAGCAACGCATTCACGGAATCGCCCAAATCCAATTCCAAAGCGGGCGCCGCCTCCGATTCGTACGTCATGCAAACGCCTTTCCAGTCCGTAACATCAACAGGAACAGGCTTACCATTGTCATCCTTTGCAAGCGTAAAGCCAACACCCGCAAACGGATTATAGGTCAAAGAATACTTCGCCAAAGATACGGTTCCGCAAATGCCATCGCACGATTCGACAACGGTCCGTTCATCCTGTACACCGACCAAATCAGTCGGCCAGACCACAGAAGACGTTCCACCCTTTTCAGCATCCGTTTCCAAAGTCCAACGACCATCCGCTTTTGCATTCGCGGGAAGCTTTGCGGCATAGCGAGCGACATTGAGCGAGAAGCCGCCCGCGCTCGGATTCCACAAGTCGCCTTCGCGAGCATCAAAAGAACTGGACGAAGGAGTATCCACCGAACTTGATGAAAGCTCCCCAATTGTATTCGGTTCGACCGAAGTTCCGACAAGGCGGCCGTTATCATCGGAACATGCCACAAGCGCAATTGCCGCCGCACCGCACGCCGTATAAAGTTTCTTATTCA
Coding sequences within it:
- a CDS encoding porin family protein; its protein translation is MKKFAAGILTALCATAIATAQPIDQPIENAPQAVSTQAAPAQVAQQAVAPEAQNNEAMPIDEQQAAPAPKKNAIGFGARASFIYGNFWGFKDMDDLDAPSGFGADFGVAAHFPITNGLTFTPEIAFRLFYLDHGDDDYTRNFDMTFLDFAFYVRGAITKTFYLEVGPQLSINTSGDYTIENQSGAYDNFENIEQTPVEFGINIGLGYNVLDNLSVGFRWYMGFNEVFPDVKYLDELGPEDYDGSKIKHGVKCSISNLKGAHTMMFKLGITYWFI
- a CDS encoding NAD(P)H-hydrate dehydratase, with the translated sequence MRNLDAASKEFLAKKTTSEPSEKDVIQSGYTLMQEAGLALFKFVKKRIGNDYGYHSGPFIAIFIGGGNNGGDGLVLAKHLLQAGIRAFVFSLAPASKFKNEAKLALDDFLQAGGELEESAKFVESFGKNLYSLRKTFPFVVDCMLGNGAKGELRSEYAKIVQIINESRLPVIAADAPTGYDSSLHICNNICVHAKETMLFGFPRLDAYTKEGGPAFGKAVVAQLNYPGEVIKQFDEKNYLITEDSISQLLPQRNEWGDKRHQGTAFIIAGSKDMPGAAALCTEAALRSGAGLVTLATTEAITPIIQAKLSEPVFCSLEDRAVENCRDDARSKNHGVLQPHHIPTLLDRAKHASAIAIGPGLSTNFGTFETVLALLPQLKAPTVIDADALNAIAMLDDAEPRCGMVFHDEKSKIQAVTEYLRSLQQPAILTPHVREFARLFGELPNSSMAIPSRLREIATNTNKVILLKGAPTYIASPDGNVYIIPVANSGMAKGGSGDVLSGIIVALLAQGLATPEAAVLGALLHQKAGRIAREELGAFSMLPSDIIKNLHKAFVQNNA
- the polA gene encoding DNA polymerase I, which translates into the protein MAEKTLLLLDSFALAFRMFYAYSQNPLVNSKGEDVSMMHGYWGAVLRILAKHKPTHFAIARDVAHTKTFRHELYPDYKANRGPMPEEMAAQMPLLCESMEASGIPLLSEPGYEADDVMASAAEAAVNAGFDHVVIISKDKDMSQIVTDKIHLFHLEKGADGIDFGPQQVLEKYGIPPEKIRDYLALMGDSSDNVPGVPKVGPKTAIQLLTEYGDMDNIYANLDNIKKKGLHDNLANNKEQAFLSRELVTLQTKRAYHGNLDALEFCGLHSDTLEGIFREHEINSLIRLLENVPSKTGFVRKDDSDDSAAGSESNGTSDDASGDSSNSKVVKASFPADLPPTYICVDNDEVFEQMKKEFDEATEIGIDTETDGLDPMQCNIVGLCLAAAAKDGSVPKGYYIPLGHTDDIGFPYPAGKGGNFDFNATKKWFIDFWNDSCTLPGDISDSGSKQPDSAKRSLVFHNAKFDLHVLARTFGLTQKQIDSANIIDTLIAAWMLSPGQTGLGLDNQVMQLLQHEMIPIENLIGRGKKQITFNRTPIKDATEYGAEDAVYTLRLWAPLRAKLQKYDYEKYFFSQEMPLLKVLYQMEGVGAFVDTKILKKLQTDLEHRIEKLEKEICDMAGCEFNIGSPKQLGEVLFDTLGLPEIKKRSTDAAVLEELSFRSAHPIVFAVIEYRELKKMQSTYVSVLPTLVNPDTKRIHTSFIQWGTATGRLSSRDPNLQNIPVRSDLGKQIRAAFVPQNPNNVILAVDYSQIELRMLAHLSGDEALIESYKEGIDIHARTAAAINRVSLEDVTADMRRDAKVVNFGVLYGMTAFRLSRDLKIPMAQAKSFIDGYFEMYQGVQKFIDDTKAAAHRDGYVETLSGRRRYIAGIDSSDRMESQMAERMAVNTPVQGSAADLIKIAMIRIQKRINDENLPLRMMLQVHDELVFECPKDQVEALSAMVKSEMEGAMELKVPLVASVGFGKNWLEAH
- a CDS encoding glycoside hydrolase family 5 protein, with protein sequence MRLNTFGIACSSLLMAASAFAALPKATALVEPMGMGYNIGNTMEVPENPTAWGNPLPTAGYIKAIKAAGFNTVRIPCAWYSHSDALTKDIAANGGTADNGSYTHVGKAADFTTPTIDAAWLKQVKDVVDMVIAEGMYVVLNSHWDEGWLEDRVYEGTANPRSGSGDIANSSATTKARQAAFWSQIASYFKDYDEHLLFAGANEPGVNDPWGSSGQWVFDDSRMQILKGYYDAFITSVRSAGGNNDTRTLIVQAPRTEMDNAPMLSKNWPTDPAGDGYMMAEVHYYPYQYSLMTADEDWGKQFYYYTGLSSTNDKEHNMGWNVYSKSIDNSALGTPNQIAKAFGELKTMFCDKGIPVIIGELGAIKRTGQITDAANLKLHLQGRALFYGEVAKNAKANGIVPYVWDTGAEDDGNMTIITRQKGTYEILDPDVLNALQKAYGMEGNNKSNLDSLVKENEVPETADGKGVLITYTSKTADSSETGTLRINLSGTAKDLSKYVGLEIRMKGEVASAGPCTGASDGCGEYGWTSMDLFMMTGSAWAWFDASLLEQADQQLDATTFQTFKVLWTDFRTEPTGLNSANAIGLNLYGTQVSGTITVDYIKGIKADGSTVIIDDFDKKPSTEGTASSKIVAVSGSGSSAIKAVAAKATGLRLNVAQGSVTAMFNANRATRGTAMLMNSMGQVIAQKNFNAHVGANEVQLSTSARGAAVLIVKMGSQKSVQQVRLR